The nucleotide sequence GTTCCACAGCGATGCCGCGATGTCCAGCGCCTGGCTCGCCTGCCCGGGTCCGGACAGGCAGTGCTCCAGCACGGCCCGGAGGTTGGCGTGCTCGCGGCGGAGCCGGCCGAGCCACTCCGACTGCCGCGGGCCGAACCCCTCGGCCCGGTAGCGCCGCGCGAGGTCCGCGTAGTAGCCGGCCTGCCGGGCCCGCACGCCGGCCTCGTCGCCGCCGGCGGCCAGCCGGGCGCCGCCGTATTCGCGGACGGTCTCCAGCATGCGGTACCAGGCGTGCCGCCCGAAGGTGCCGTTCTGCCGGCTGAGCACCGATTTGTCCACCAGCCCGGCCACCACGTCCAGCGCGCTGCCGCCGTCCGCCGCGGGCACGCAGACGCCCTCGGCGGCGTCGAGGTCGAATCCGCCGGGGAACACCGACGCCTGCGCCCACAGCCGCTGTTCCGCGGGGGTGCACAGCTCGAAACTCCAGTCGATCGCCGCTTCCAGGGTCCGGCGGCGGGGCTGCACGGCGGCGGGGCGCGAAGTGAGCAGGCCGAGCCGGTCGTCGAGCCGCTCGAGGACCTGGTCGACCGCCAGCACGCGCACGCGGACGGCGGCCAGCTCGATGGCCAGCGGGATGCCCTCCAGGCGGCGGCAGATCCGGCTCACCGTGGCCCGGTTGTCCGGGGTGAGCTCGAAGCCGGGCGAGACGGCGGCCGCCCGGTCGGCGAACAGCGTGACCGCTTCGACCGGGCCCCCGCCGGCGTCCTCGTCGCCGGGGACGGGCAGCGGCTCGACGTGCAGCAGGTGCTCGCCCTCCACGTGCAGCGTGTGCCGGCTGGTGGCGAGGACCCGGAGCCCGGCGGAGACCGCGAGCAGCTTGGCGACCAGCGTCGCGCACTCGTCGGCGACGTGCTCGCAGTTGTCCAGCACCAGCAGCAGCTGCTTGTCCTCGAGGTACTCGGCGAGGCCGGCGGCCTGATCGCTCGTGACGCGCAGGCCGAACGCCGTCGCCACGGTGTTCGGCACCAGGTGCGGATCACCCACGTCGGCCAGCTCGACCAGCCACACGCCGTCCGGGAACGCCCGCCGCACGTCGGCGGCGACCCGCAGCGCCAGCCGCGTCTTGCCGACCCCGCCGGCGCCGGTCAGCGTGACCAGCCTGGCCGTGGCCAGCAGGCGTTTCGCTTCCCCGAGCTCATGGCGCCGGCCGACGAAGCTGGTCAGCTCGGCCGGCAGGTTGCCGGCGCTTCGGCGGGAACGGGCACCCATGAGCCAGAGTCTAGGTCCGCGGCCCCGTGTCGTCCCTTCGATCACGGGTGATGCCCCTCCAATCACGCGTGATGCCTCTCTGATCACGCGTGATGCCCCACGCGACACGCCCGGCGGCTCGAAGTGCTGCGCGCCGAAGCCGATGGGCTCGGCGACGTCGGCGGCTCGGTGCCGAAGACCACGCTGGCGCCGCGCACGTTCATCCCGGTCACGCCGTTCCGCCGGTCCACAGTGGTCCGGGCGGCCCGGAAGCTGTTCGACGGCACCGTTTCCCGAGGACCCGGTTCACCTTCGAGCCGGACTCGCTGCCGGTGCCCGAGCGGCGGCGCGCCGGTTCATCGCGACTGCCAGCGGAAGAACCCGGCGCCCTGCGCGTAGGCGAGGTGCCCGCCGAGGGCGCCGCCGGCGCTGGTCACCGCCAGGCCGAGCGCGCCCAGGACCCGGCCGCGGGCCACCCGGCCGCGCGTGCGGGCGGTGTAGGACGCGCCGAAGAGGGCGATCGCGACCGCGTTGCCCGCAGCGTGCGCAAGACCGACCCGGCGCTGCCGTTCGTCGAGGTCGGCGTAGTCGAACAGGCCGAGGAGCACGGCCGCCGGTGCGGCCAGCAGGCCGGTCGCGACCAGCCGGCGGGCGGCCTCTTCCTGGCCGGGCAGCAGGTCGAACAGGGCAGAGCACAGCCACGCACCGATCGGCACGGTGACGGCGAGCGGGTGCAGCGGGTGGCCCAGCCAGCGCCCGCGCAGCAGCCGGCCGGGCGCGCTGGTGGCGGCACCGCGCAACCGGTAAGCAAGCGCGGTGGCCGGAACATCGAGCACATCGGCATCCTCGACGGCCATCAGCACCCGATGCGGCGCGGCAGGGGTTTCGACACGGTCGGCTTTCTGCATGCCGTCCCGGCTACCCCGCCGGGCGCGGTCCAACCGCCCCCGCCGGGTGCGGTCCGGCCGGGCGGCCCCCGCGACCCCTACCGGGCGCGGTTCGGCCGCGGCCGTGTGGCGTGGTCGATTCGCCTTTGGCGGGTGTGGTCCGATTGGGCGCCCGTGCCCCTGTCGGCGGTGGTTCGGCCGGTTTGCCAGGTCTGCCATCGGTGGTCGCCCGGCGCGGTCGCTTCGCCTCCGTCAGGCGTGGTCCGTCCGGGCGACCTGCCACCCCTCCCGCCCTCGGCCCGGCCGTCGTCGATGGTGGGCGGCTCGCCCACGCGCTACCGTGAGCGTCTTGGGCAACGCTCTGCGTGACACAGTGTGCGCCGGCCTGGGGGTGGGGATGGGTGCGACGCGGTCCGCGTTCGCGATTCGCGGCTTCCGGCTGCTCTGGCTGGCGGGTCTGCTGTCGGTCGTCGGCGACCAGCTGGCCCGGGTCGCCTTGTCGATACTCGTCTTCCAGCGGACCGGTTCCGCCGCACTGAGCGCGGCGACCTACGCGCTGTCCATGCTGCCCGCCCTGGTCTCCGGCGCGCTGCTGTCGTGGCTGGCCGACCGGTACCCGCGGCGCCGCGTGATGGTGGCCTGCGACGTGATCCGGGCGGCGCTGGTCGGCGTGATGGCCGTGCCCGCGGTGCCCTTGCCGCTGATGGCCGTGCTGCTCGTGCTCGTGCAACTGGCCGAAGCGCCGTTCTCCGCCGCCCAAGGCGCCGTCCTGCCCGAGCTGCTGGGCAGCCGGTACGAGGCGGGACAGACCGTTCAGCAGGTCACCACGCAGCTGTGCCTGGTGCTCGGGTTCGCGGCGGCCGCGTTCGTGGTCACCGCGGTCGGCGCGCACGCCGCCCTGGCCGTCGACGCCGCCACGTTCGCCGCCTCCGGCCTGCTGATCCGCGCCGGTCTCGGCCGGCACCCGCCGCCCGGCTCCACCGAACGCGAGGCGACGTGGTGGCGCCGGATCGCCGCCGGCGCGGTGGCCGTGCGCCGGGACCGCACCCTGGGCACGCTGGTGTGGCTGGGCTGGC is from Amycolatopsis mediterranei and encodes:
- a CDS encoding MFS transporter; this encodes MGNALRDTVCAGLGVGMGATRSAFAIRGFRLLWLAGLLSVVGDQLARVALSILVFQRTGSAALSAATYALSMLPALVSGALLSWLADRYPRRRVMVACDVIRAALVGVMAVPAVPLPLMAVLLVLVQLAEAPFSAAQGAVLPELLGSRYEAGQTVQQVTTQLCLVLGFAAAAFVVTAVGAHAALAVDAATFAASGLLIRAGLGRHPPPGSTEREATWWRRIAAGAVAVRRDRTLGTLVWLGWLALFTVVPEGLAVPFAQQAGVGGEWIGVLLAAEPGGAAVGALLLRRVARPVRVRALGVLAVGTAAPLVAFWGRPALGTALALLFVSGLCSAYQVTAGATFVQLSPPRVRGRTLGFARTGMIAGQGLGIVAGGVLAQLVGPAAAIAWAGTAGALVALAAAAAWARRRPDAVSAALPAEA
- a CDS encoding ATP-binding protein; this translates as MGARSRRSAGNLPAELTSFVGRRHELGEAKRLLATARLVTLTGAGGVGKTRLALRVAADVRRAFPDGVWLVELADVGDPHLVPNTVATAFGLRVTSDQAAGLAEYLEDKQLLLVLDNCEHVADECATLVAKLLAVSAGLRVLATSRHTLHVEGEHLLHVEPLPVPGDEDAGGGPVEAVTLFADRAAAVSPGFELTPDNRATVSRICRRLEGIPLAIELAAVRVRVLAVDQVLERLDDRLGLLTSRPAAVQPRRRTLEAAIDWSFELCTPAEQRLWAQASVFPGGFDLDAAEGVCVPAADGGSALDVVAGLVDKSVLSRQNGTFGRHAWYRMLETVREYGGARLAAGGDEAGVRARQAGYYADLARRYRAEGFGPRQSEWLGRLRREHANLRAVLEHCLSGPGQASQALDIAASLWNFWYGGGLVPEGCGYLRRGLELCGERTLVRARGLYAMAFLAIQTGAPHAQLLAELDELAEELGDERLRAGHAECAGMATFFTGDLSGGAELLERALAGYRTAGDPLLVFDTLILLAAARFFLGDPRGAAAAEEALALTDRHQARWSRGYALWAVAIHRWRAGEPRQATDLLHEAVALRLPDRTLLAFLVEALAWCHSAEGEHDRVARLLGGAGAVWRLSGARVGEMSPYQAVDEQCAALARKALGEDAFAAAFAEAAGSGLDDVVRYALRERPATRAAGKAAEPGGLTRRQREIAELVARGMSNKEIAAALVLSGRTVEGHVENILVKLGLTSRTQVASWLAGQPGRPA
- a CDS encoding DUF2231 domain-containing protein, coding for MQKADRVETPAAPHRVLMAVEDADVLDVPATALAYRLRGAATSAPGRLLRGRWLGHPLHPLAVTVPIGAWLCSALFDLLPGQEEAARRLVATGLLAAPAAVLLGLFDYADLDERQRRVGLAHAAGNAVAIALFGASYTARTRGRVARGRVLGALGLAVTSAGGALGGHLAYAQGAGFFRWQSR